A region from the Simiduia sp. 21SJ11W-1 genome encodes:
- a CDS encoding DUF3012 domain-containing protein — MKKFIALVSVFAAVLLVGCAPEVGSDKWCENMKNKEKGDWTANEVRDFAKHCVFK, encoded by the coding sequence ATGAAAAAGTTCATCGCACTTGTAAGTGTTTTTGCAGCAGTGCTGCTCGTAGGTTGCGCACCAGAGGTGGGTAGCGATAAGTGGTGTGAAAATATGAAAAACAAGGAAAAGGGCGACTGGACCGCCAACGAGGTGCGGGATTTCGCCAAGCACTGCGTGTTTAAATAA
- the hemB gene encoding porphobilinogen synthase has product MYSPSFRFRRLRRTGALRQMMQETHLRAEDFILPLFVEEDITAPVPVASMPGVMRYPESDLGAQVKHAWAQGIRAVLLFGVSTHKDACGTDSWQENGLLARMIRLAKEAVPEMTVISDNCFCEYTDHGHCGVVADDDVDNDKTLRNLQKQVVAAARAGADMIAPSGMMDGMIGAIREALDEAGFSQVPVMSYSTKFASAFYGPFRDAVDSTFKGTRASYQMNPANGREALAESLMDEAEGADILMVKPGLAYLDVLAAIRQHSHLPLAVYQVSGEYAMVKAAAAAGVIDEQAVVMESLLAFKRAGADLIISYHALDAIQWLNQQ; this is encoded by the coding sequence ATGTATTCGCCCAGTTTTCGTTTCCGCAGGTTGCGCCGCACGGGTGCCTTGCGCCAGATGATGCAAGAAACCCACCTGCGCGCTGAAGATTTTATTCTGCCGCTGTTTGTTGAAGAGGACATCACGGCACCGGTGCCTGTGGCCTCTATGCCGGGCGTTATGCGCTACCCTGAGTCTGATTTGGGCGCACAGGTTAAACACGCCTGGGCGCAGGGCATTCGTGCGGTGCTATTGTTTGGCGTGTCCACCCACAAAGATGCCTGCGGCACAGACTCCTGGCAGGAAAACGGTTTGCTGGCGCGCATGATCCGGCTTGCCAAAGAAGCCGTGCCAGAAATGACGGTGATCAGCGACAATTGCTTTTGCGAATACACCGATCACGGCCACTGCGGTGTGGTGGCAGATGACGACGTCGATAACGACAAAACCCTGCGCAACCTGCAAAAGCAGGTGGTGGCTGCAGCCCGCGCCGGCGCCGACATGATTGCCCCCTCAGGCATGATGGACGGCATGATAGGCGCCATTCGCGAGGCGCTGGATGAAGCCGGGTTTAGCCAGGTGCCGGTGATGTCTTACTCCACCAAATTTGCCTCTGCGTTTTATGGCCCGTTTCGCGATGCCGTAGACAGCACCTTTAAAGGCACACGCGCGTCTTATCAAATGAACCCCGCCAATGGGCGGGAGGCCTTGGCTGAATCGCTGATGGATGAAGCCGAAGGCGCCGATATATTAATGGTCAAGCCAGGCCTTGCGTACCTGGATGTGCTGGCCGCTATTCGCCAGCACTCCCACTTGCCGCTGGCGGTGTACCAGGTAAGTGGTGAGTACGCCATGGTAAAAGCCGCGGCGGCCGCCGGTGTGATAGACGAGCAGGCAGTGGTGATGGAATCACTGTTGGCGTTTAAGCGCGCCGGTGCTGACCTCATTATTAGTTACCACGCGCTGGATGCCATCCAGTGGTTAAACCAACAATAA
- a CDS encoding ATP-binding protein has translation MFLQKFIYVNWGNIPNGEFEFGPTNLFSGGNGSGKTTAADAIQTVMTAAHDGLFHFNPGQDESTQRGRGGKQVRTLASYVLGCDDGAYARPDSAFGYLAAVFVPHAGEDAEPFTALLAMSAFVERSGKHATARLNDLDFYILPDVKLTLAELVREDKGGRYVVPSDQIFALLKTAHGAAGVERYERKKAYLCRLYGALKGRDDAVSEREALNAARAFSRFMAYKPIRAIDDFVATEILEPKDMGDAVRDVSAMLKRIHTMEADARAVQESAQRLKGARDSADTFIDQWLAMQKLRYAGARRHYNESQGRYLRAKERQSALLAGLEVNARDAEVAKDRIAGLQQELNELHLQQLQVPALRDKVALEAQRDKLESAIHRATVPLLQDISQLKQAQTAADELLKVQGQPAAWPALRTPALKKRLAAIAQRQAGEPVALHELTNKDWIDLSPLEQHLDQAQALQAQHNAWVDVWLAPDQGLLQTLQRDLDRERQQLEKLERQVQSKQAEISQLEGQQVNYPAFVRVALDALRKQLPQADARVLCDHVEVTDPAWQNAIEGYVGGARFGILVAEEYEAEAIQLLRAMPGRDNRARVIQGSKARADADKLRDEGDSLVSVLSFSHETARHYMQASYGQVKRVKDAAALKGVRRGITVDALGAANYALFRCDLDDGDLVFGHHARERAQAAKKQELDELFALLNASRTSIASLEAVYALVRPLAACRYADGLQSLLDLQRELDATSQRMERLALEDHGALTETMAKVEVQLAEQKQKAEQLQDQRIELEAERRTVDAECKKLNAQQDDTLAVLETAEDNLAAVGRLWQAFDPEQAIAEADDWAANRTLIQLEAEREEIHSGLGRVLRRIDSALMEHNLAAQAPDRILFEPHLGELAGEQNFESVCQLQRQLDSLYNRLKNNILANRQADISAMRHSFNNAFVTNLCHAIYQSINDGKQTLEQLNQELESHRFGADRERFYFGYAWVPEFKEYWQFFKAIIDNPALGDGESLFEMKLDKKHQRVRDKLMAMLLDDNEQQALKELARLADYRNYRRYEIYKEPQGKAPIALSQYGTGSGGQLETPAYIIRSAAITSAFKFNEGRNHLRMVLVDEAFSKMDEHRSKEVIGYLTESLGLQLMFIMPSSKSGPFLDLISNQFVFSKCATAKPIGELHSRVLVDRQVLNREAVRELMDVHRQTLRHQASIDFLDELATLEQ, from the coding sequence ATGTTTTTACAAAAATTTATTTACGTAAATTGGGGCAATATTCCCAACGGCGAATTTGAATTCGGCCCCACCAATTTGTTTTCCGGTGGTAATGGTTCGGGTAAAACCACCGCCGCCGATGCTATTCAAACGGTGATGACCGCCGCTCACGATGGCTTGTTTCATTTTAACCCGGGCCAGGATGAATCTACCCAGCGCGGGCGCGGTGGCAAGCAGGTACGTACACTGGCTTCCTACGTACTGGGGTGTGACGATGGCGCCTACGCACGTCCTGATTCCGCCTTTGGCTATTTGGCGGCGGTGTTTGTGCCCCACGCCGGTGAAGATGCAGAGCCTTTTACCGCATTGTTGGCGATGAGTGCCTTTGTCGAGCGCAGCGGCAAGCACGCCACTGCGCGCCTGAATGATTTGGATTTTTACATCTTGCCGGATGTTAAGCTCACCTTGGCCGAGCTTGTACGTGAGGATAAAGGCGGGCGCTATGTGGTGCCCAGCGATCAGATTTTTGCCCTGTTAAAAACTGCCCATGGTGCAGCCGGTGTTGAACGTTACGAGCGCAAAAAAGCCTACCTGTGCCGTTTATATGGTGCGCTGAAGGGCCGCGATGATGCGGTATCCGAGCGCGAGGCGCTCAATGCCGCGCGCGCGTTTTCGCGGTTTATGGCCTACAAGCCGATTCGCGCCATCGACGATTTTGTGGCCACCGAAATTCTTGAGCCCAAAGACATGGGTGACGCCGTGCGCGATGTGTCGGCGATGCTCAAGCGTATTCACACCATGGAAGCCGATGCCCGCGCTGTGCAAGAAAGTGCACAACGGTTAAAAGGCGCACGCGATAGCGCAGATACTTTTATTGACCAATGGCTGGCCATGCAAAAGCTGCGCTACGCCGGAGCGCGCCGCCACTACAACGAAAGCCAGGGCCGCTATTTGCGAGCCAAAGAGCGCCAATCGGCATTGCTGGCCGGGCTTGAAGTTAACGCCCGCGATGCCGAAGTGGCGAAAGACCGGATTGCCGGCTTGCAACAAGAGCTTAACGAGCTGCACCTGCAGCAGCTGCAGGTGCCGGCGCTGCGCGACAAGGTGGCGCTAGAGGCCCAACGTGACAAACTTGAATCGGCCATTCATCGCGCAACTGTGCCGCTGTTACAAGATATTAGCCAATTAAAGCAGGCCCAAACGGCTGCCGATGAACTGCTTAAGGTTCAGGGGCAACCCGCAGCTTGGCCCGCCTTGCGCACGCCCGCGCTCAAAAAGCGGCTGGCTGCTATTGCCCAGCGTCAGGCCGGTGAACCCGTTGCCCTGCACGAGCTCACCAATAAAGACTGGATCGATTTAAGCCCACTAGAGCAACACTTGGATCAGGCGCAGGCGCTGCAAGCGCAGCACAACGCCTGGGTTGATGTTTGGCTTGCGCCCGATCAGGGCTTGCTGCAAACCCTTCAGCGCGATTTGGATCGCGAGCGTCAACAACTTGAAAAATTAGAGCGCCAGGTTCAATCGAAACAGGCCGAAATATCCCAGCTTGAAGGTCAGCAGGTTAACTACCCGGCCTTTGTGCGCGTGGCGCTCGATGCCCTGCGCAAGCAGCTGCCGCAGGCCGATGCCCGGGTGCTGTGTGACCATGTAGAGGTGACAGATCCCGCCTGGCAGAATGCCATTGAAGGCTATGTTGGCGGTGCACGCTTTGGCATTTTGGTTGCAGAAGAGTATGAGGCAGAAGCCATACAGCTATTGCGCGCCATGCCCGGGCGAGACAATCGCGCGCGGGTGATTCAGGGCAGCAAAGCCCGGGCCGATGCCGATAAGCTTCGCGATGAAGGCGACTCTCTGGTGAGCGTGTTGTCTTTCAGCCATGAAACAGCCCGCCACTACATGCAGGCAAGCTATGGCCAGGTGAAGCGTGTGAAAGATGCGGCCGCCCTCAAAGGTGTAAGGCGCGGTATTACCGTTGATGCCTTGGGCGCTGCAAATTATGCGCTGTTTCGTTGCGATCTGGACGACGGTGATTTGGTGTTTGGCCACCATGCGCGCGAGCGCGCGCAGGCGGCAAAAAAGCAAGAACTCGACGAATTGTTTGCGCTACTCAATGCCAGCCGCACATCCATTGCCTCGCTGGAGGCAGTATACGCCTTGGTGCGGCCATTGGCGGCTTGCCGCTACGCCGATGGTTTGCAATCGCTGCTGGATTTACAGCGCGAACTGGATGCCACCAGCCAGCGCATGGAGCGTTTGGCGCTGGAAGATCACGGCGCATTAACTGAAACCATGGCCAAAGTGGAGGTGCAGCTTGCCGAGCAAAAACAAAAGGCCGAGCAACTGCAAGACCAGCGCATTGAGCTTGAAGCCGAGCGCCGCACAGTAGATGCCGAGTGCAAGAAACTCAATGCCCAGCAGGACGACACCCTCGCGGTGCTGGAAACCGCCGAAGATAACCTTGCCGCGGTGGGGCGGCTTTGGCAGGCGTTCGACCCGGAACAAGCCATAGCAGAGGCAGACGACTGGGCGGCAAATCGTACGCTAATTCAGCTGGAGGCCGAGCGCGAAGAAATTCACTCGGGCCTGGGCCGTGTGTTGCGGCGCATAGACAGCGCGCTAATGGAGCACAATTTAGCCGCCCAGGCACCCGATCGCATCCTGTTTGAGCCGCACTTGGGCGAGCTTGCGGGCGAGCAAAATTTTGAATCTGTGTGCCAGCTTCAACGCCAGCTTGATAGCCTCTATAACCGGCTGAAGAACAATATTCTGGCCAATCGCCAGGCCGACATCAGCGCCATGCGCCACAGCTTTAACAATGCCTTTGTTACCAACTTGTGCCATGCCATCTATCAGTCGATCAACGACGGCAAGCAAACCCTGGAGCAGCTCAATCAGGAGCTTGAGAGCCACCGTTTCGGTGCAGACCGTGAAAGATTTTATTTCGGCTATGCCTGGGTGCCGGAGTTCAAAGAGTATTGGCAGTTCTTTAAGGCCATTATCGACAACCCCGCGCTCGGCGACGGTGAATCGTTGTTTGAGATGAAGCTGGATAAAAAGCATCAGCGTGTACGCGACAAGCTTATGGCCATGCTGCTGGACGACAACGAGCAGCAAGCGCTAAAGGAGTTGGCGCGCCTGGCGGATTACCGCAACTACCGCCGCTACGAGATTTACAAAGAGCCGCAAGGCAAGGCGCCAATTGCTCTAAGCCAATACGGCACGGGCTCTGGTGGCCAGCTTGAAACACCTGCCTATATTATTCGCAGCGCCGCCATTACCTCTGCCTTTAAGTTTAATGAGGGGCGCAATCATCTGCGCATGGTGCTGGTGGATGAAGCCTTCAGCAAGATGGATGAACACCGCTCCAAAGAGGTGATTGGCTACCTTACGGAGTCGCTGGGCTTGCAATTGATGTTTATCATGCCATCCAGCAAATCGGGGCCATTCCTTGATTTGATCAGTAACCAGTTTGTGTTTAGCAAGTGCGCCACCGCCAAACCCATTGGGGAGCTGCATTCGCGGGTGCTGGTAGATCGTCAGGTGCTCAACCGCGAAGCTGTGCGCGAATTAATGGATGTGCATCGCCAAACGCTCAGGCATCAGGCCAGTATCGATTTTCTGGACGAGCTGGCAACGCTGGAGCAATAG
- the cysS gene encoding cysteine--tRNA ligase, whose product MSLQVYSSYTRKKEAFKPLDSASVKMYVCGPTVYNLVHIGNARPVVVFDTLFRLLQRLYPAVTYARNITDVDDKIMKVAQQEGVAIDVVSRRYAAEYQKDMAALNNLEPTVVPYATGHIDDMIAMTEALIEKGHAYAAEGHVLFAVQSMADYGKLSNRSLEDMLAGARVEVAPYKKYAGDFVLWKPSAEGEPGWESPWGRGRPGWHLECSAMIKKHLGETIDIHGGGKDLLFPHHENERAQSCCAHDGQPFVNYWMHNGFVNIDGEKMSKSLGNFRTVRELLQKFDGEVLRLALLSAHYRSDMDFSAELLEQSKTNLDTFYTALRAVEDVPVQDVDIKNTAFFKALLDDLNTPLAISELHALAKSLNKATGDAKAQIKSELLAAAGLLGLLYKAPNDWLTAGSEGDISAEQIEALIAESTQARAAKNWARCDEIRDALKAQGVVLEVTKEGTRWRRES is encoded by the coding sequence ATGTCGCTCCAGGTTTACAGTTCCTACACCCGTAAAAAAGAGGCCTTCAAGCCGCTCGATTCCGCTTCGGTAAAAATGTACGTGTGTGGCCCAACGGTGTACAACCTGGTGCACATTGGCAACGCCCGCCCGGTGGTGGTGTTCGATACCTTGTTCCGTTTGTTACAGCGCCTGTACCCGGCGGTAACCTACGCGCGCAACATCACCGATGTAGACGACAAAATTATGAAAGTGGCCCAGCAAGAAGGTGTGGCCATTGATGTGGTTTCCCGCCGATACGCAGCCGAGTACCAAAAAGATATGGCGGCGCTGAACAATCTGGAGCCCACTGTCGTGCCTTATGCCACCGGGCACATCGATGACATGATCGCCATGACCGAGGCCTTGATTGAAAAAGGCCATGCCTATGCCGCCGAAGGGCATGTGTTGTTTGCCGTACAATCCATGGCAGACTACGGCAAGCTTTCAAACCGCTCCCTTGAAGATATGCTTGCCGGCGCGCGTGTAGAAGTGGCGCCCTATAAAAAATACGCCGGTGATTTCGTATTGTGGAAGCCCTCTGCAGAAGGCGAGCCCGGCTGGGAAAGCCCCTGGGGCCGCGGGCGCCCGGGCTGGCACCTGGAGTGTTCGGCCATGATCAAAAAGCATTTGGGTGAAACCATCGACATTCACGGCGGCGGCAAAGATCTACTGTTTCCGCACCATGAAAACGAGCGTGCACAAAGCTGCTGTGCACACGATGGCCAGCCGTTTGTGAATTATTGGATGCACAACGGTTTTGTGAATATCGATGGCGAAAAAATGTCCAAATCGCTGGGTAATTTCCGCACCGTGCGTGAACTTTTGCAAAAGTTTGATGGCGAAGTGTTGCGCCTGGCGCTGTTAAGTGCGCACTACCGTTCGGATATGGATTTCTCGGCTGAATTGCTCGAACAATCAAAAACCAATCTGGATACCTTCTACACAGCGCTGCGTGCAGTGGAAGATGTGCCCGTGCAAGACGTTGATATCAAAAACACCGCGTTTTTTAAAGCCCTGCTTGATGATTTGAATACGCCTTTGGCCATCAGCGAGCTGCATGCGCTGGCCAAATCGCTGAACAAGGCCACCGGTGATGCCAAGGCGCAGATTAAATCTGAATTGCTGGCTGCAGCCGGGCTATTGGGTCTGCTTTACAAGGCGCCCAACGATTGGCTAACCGCCGGTAGTGAAGGTGACATTAGCGCCGAACAAATTGAGGCCTTGATTGCCGAGAGCACCCAGGCGCGGGCAGCAAAAAACTGGGCGCGTTGCGATGAAATTCGCGATGCACTTAAAGCCCAGGGCGTTGTGCTTGAGGTTACCAAAGAGGGCACGCGCTGGCGCCGTGAATCCTGA
- a CDS encoding DUF4194 domain-containing protein — translation MTLLSEPLEQALQKCNVTTTQCQQLIQRLLDYGVICRDESQIEADFYDLFLRIEPLLDDYFAIAGVRFHHDTRFEYVRLIPPGSRIPGVDDEAEESPFGGGLRAALPPMVVAVTLVLAVEYEKSLREARIDEQGCTSLALEALNLSLKNLLGRSLPENLQERRTLFRQLRQLRVVRMAADADVLQGDSWLLIRPMILTLVTPDVIAQVMQAEAEPLLAQEAD, via the coding sequence ATGACATTGTTGTCGGAACCCCTAGAGCAGGCGTTGCAAAAATGTAATGTCACCACCACCCAGTGCCAGCAGCTCATTCAGCGGTTGCTGGATTACGGTGTGATCTGCCGCGATGAAAGCCAGATTGAAGCCGATTTTTACGATTTGTTTTTGCGCATAGAGCCGCTGCTTGATGACTACTTTGCCATTGCCGGTGTGCGCTTTCATCACGATACCCGCTTTGAGTATGTGCGCCTGATTCCGCCCGGCTCACGCATTCCGGGCGTAGACGATGAAGCCGAAGAGTCACCCTTTGGCGGCGGCTTGCGAGCCGCACTCCCGCCTATGGTGGTTGCGGTTACGCTAGTGCTGGCCGTTGAGTATGAGAAAAGCCTGCGCGAGGCGCGCATTGATGAGCAAGGTTGTACGAGCCTTGCGCTCGAGGCGTTAAACTTGTCGCTAAAAAATCTGTTGGGCCGCAGCCTGCCTGAAAATCTGCAGGAGCGCCGCACCCTGTTTCGTCAATTGCGGCAATTGCGGGTGGTGCGCATGGCCGCAGATGCCGATGTACTGCAGGGCGATAGCTGGCTGCTGATTCGCCCGATGATCCTCACACTGGTAACCCCCGATGTCATTGCCCAAGTGATGCAGGCAGAAGCAGAGCCCTTACTTGCGCAGGAAGCAGACTGA
- a CDS encoding Wadjet anti-phage system protein JetA family protein produces MFFTDQRVHFFRPFVGKYREVVVECVRLLYQRFYTDLTGYGQGRSRDFIIDVFVEAIARAPVLDHDEGGPEGRFKNARELAGFTLNNLMEFGWLERQLDEATLQSQYGFTRMGRAFAHPFVESGNADYRSRNRNTRNTRNSLQAFLDNGEVYDLLDAYEYSERIISDFADTIAELEERRLQLVREVESRQLVEQAADQFFDFIDTVFKPDLEVRLSADSVEKYRDQISQLIKQIRRRRKYGGEGPQAELLWQTVMEQRLRKLLPKRVVEGQSLLENVLNSIEERLRSACDIMLPALRRALNSFTARADMIIRQLSYLHTQSTHPVLEACQALRQLPEQAQEEKLAALGQHWVNARAGWPGAEQFQLRTRAAQRVVRAQVDDAPDLDAGYQQAQAIAQVLDQAFHVSSLQMRDYLASQLVGEREVSSAELQINDARDLLSLAHLVSVDGAQLETGQLLKILPATTDAHGMQQFSPVCDADGYFSQREAFTIQLVDQAKVS; encoded by the coding sequence ATGTTTTTCACCGATCAACGCGTACATTTTTTCCGGCCTTTCGTGGGTAAATACCGCGAAGTGGTGGTGGAGTGTGTGCGGCTTTTGTATCAGCGCTTTTACACAGATCTCACAGGCTACGGGCAAGGCCGCAGCCGCGATTTCATCATCGATGTATTTGTTGAGGCCATCGCCCGCGCACCTGTGTTGGATCACGACGAGGGCGGGCCGGAAGGGCGCTTTAAAAATGCCCGCGAGCTTGCGGGCTTTACGCTCAATAATCTCATGGAATTCGGTTGGCTTGAGCGTCAGCTTGATGAGGCCACCTTGCAAAGCCAGTACGGTTTTACCCGCATGGGCCGCGCCTTTGCTCACCCCTTTGTAGAGAGTGGCAACGCCGATTACCGCTCGCGCAATCGCAATACCCGCAATACCCGCAACAGTTTGCAGGCTTTTTTGGATAACGGTGAAGTCTACGATCTGTTGGATGCCTACGAGTATTCAGAGCGCATCATCAGCGATTTTGCCGATACCATCGCAGAGCTTGAAGAGCGGCGCCTGCAATTGGTGCGCGAGGTGGAATCGCGCCAATTGGTAGAGCAGGCGGCAGACCAGTTTTTCGATTTTATAGATACGGTGTTCAAGCCCGATCTGGAAGTGCGGCTGTCTGCAGATAGCGTAGAGAAATACCGCGATCAAATTTCACAACTCATCAAACAAATCCGTCGCCGCCGCAAATACGGCGGCGAGGGCCCGCAGGCGGAACTTTTGTGGCAAACGGTCATGGAGCAGCGCCTGCGAAAGCTGTTGCCCAAGCGAGTGGTGGAAGGCCAGTCGCTGTTGGAAAATGTCCTCAACTCCATTGAGGAGCGGCTACGCAGTGCTTGCGACATTATGTTGCCTGCACTCAGGCGCGCGCTAAACAGTTTTACCGCCCGCGCCGATATGATTATTCGCCAGCTGAGCTATCTGCATACCCAATCTACCCATCCGGTGTTGGAGGCCTGCCAGGCGTTGCGCCAGCTACCGGAGCAGGCGCAAGAGGAAAAGTTGGCAGCCCTGGGGCAACACTGGGTGAATGCCCGCGCCGGCTGGCCCGGTGCCGAGCAATTCCAGTTGCGCACCCGTGCTGCCCAGCGCGTGGTGCGTGCGCAGGTAGACGATGCGCCAGATCTGGATGCAGGCTACCAGCAAGCCCAGGCTATTGCCCAGGTGCTGGACCAGGCGTTTCATGTGTCAAGCCTGCAAATGCGCGATTACCTGGCCTCCCAATTGGTGGGCGAGCGCGAAGTTTCAAGCGCTGAACTGCAAATAAATGATGCGCGGGATCTACTCTCACTTGCACATTTGGTGAGTGTAGATGGCGCCCAACTTGAAACCGGGCAGCTGCTAAAAATTCTACCCGCCACCACAGATGCCCACGGTATGCAGCAGTTTTCACCTGTGTGCGATGCCGATGGGTATTTTAGTCAGCGCGAAGCTTTCACTATTCAACTGGTTGATCAAGCCAAGGTCTCATAA
- a CDS encoding hybrid sensor histidine kinase/response regulator has protein sequence MWRYLTIHLCLLLALAADCRAELVAYEQPPITIDRSPLNLSISRHFVYFEDLSGGVDYRAIHLVAQDAHWLPVPDRDATLGNVRHPVWLHVKLENAGAAGNWFLQIKNASIDQVDVYFERRSGALEHYHYTAKMAVKARPFPHSDFVAPLKVEASETLNVWIRATSSGWLDLPAVLQDEASFHHSSIVTATFAGLFYGIALAMVLYNFFLFVALRDWAYLYYIGFTFSLAMVFASIDGIVFGYLFSGFALTSAVSQVFWASITQIFGCAFAISFLSLKKRSPTLLLLFQILLVLCITPLIFLPFIQVGHLFNLTTATALITFVVFIGAGGAMWYQGYSYAKYYTLAWGALCAIAVFVCAAVLGIIDASINQLFAWFRLSAVIEMMLLALALAARIQYLQQTQREVLYESQAKTDLIARVSQEIRTPMNGILGLSELLREHLTNDTARKYNSLIYQSGSALLGIINDLLDLAKIQSQKIVLEEVNFNLHQLCEECVKAFQPKAQEKGLTLECQVAEDVPLFVRGDQARLKQVLMNFIANGCKYTERGEIVLKLTRAADEQHPHRLKFMVRDTGPGIDAERAAVIFDGEAGLVGNPSGGGRGLGLYISKQLVNLMGGKVGVTSLPGDGASFWLLLSLEPVDASDLVVSEVDGQVRFQKHLHILVAEDNRVNQVVIQKMLERLGHQVLLAENGAQAVALFKSRKGQFDLILMDCDMPVMDGFEATREIRALSIEQGWTQIPIWALTAHVQPHSKEQCVAAGMNDHLSKPIQSSSLAQALKGVEQLVQKF, from the coding sequence ATGTGGCGATATCTAACGATTCATCTGTGTCTATTGTTGGCGCTGGCGGCCGATTGCCGGGCAGAACTGGTAGCCTATGAGCAGCCGCCAATCACTATCGATCGCTCGCCACTGAATCTCTCCATCAGCCGGCATTTTGTTTATTTCGAAGATTTAAGCGGCGGCGTGGATTATCGGGCTATCCACCTGGTGGCCCAGGATGCACACTGGCTGCCGGTACCCGATAGAGATGCCACACTAGGTAATGTCCGCCACCCGGTGTGGCTGCACGTCAAGCTTGAAAATGCAGGTGCTGCGGGCAACTGGTTTTTACAGATCAAGAATGCAAGTATTGACCAGGTTGATGTGTATTTCGAGCGTCGCTCCGGCGCACTAGAGCACTACCACTACACCGCCAAGATGGCGGTTAAAGCGCGCCCCTTTCCCCATTCGGATTTTGTGGCTCCATTAAAAGTGGAAGCCAGTGAAACGCTCAATGTCTGGATTCGTGCTACCAGCAGTGGTTGGCTGGACTTGCCGGCTGTATTGCAAGATGAGGCCAGCTTTCACCACTCAAGCATAGTCACAGCGACCTTTGCCGGGCTTTTTTACGGCATTGCCTTGGCAATGGTGCTGTATAACTTCTTCTTGTTTGTTGCGCTGCGCGATTGGGCCTACCTCTACTACATTGGTTTCACCTTTTCGCTGGCGATGGTGTTTGCCTCCATAGACGGTATCGTTTTCGGGTATTTATTTTCAGGCTTTGCGTTAACAAGCGCAGTGAGCCAGGTGTTTTGGGCGTCTATCACGCAAATTTTCGGTTGCGCGTTCGCCATTTCCTTTCTCTCGTTAAAAAAGCGTTCGCCCACGTTGTTGTTACTCTTTCAAATATTGTTGGTGCTGTGCATAACGCCCTTGATCTTTTTGCCTTTTATTCAGGTTGGGCACTTGTTTAATTTAACCACTGCAACTGCATTGATAACGTTTGTGGTATTTATTGGCGCGGGTGGTGCTATGTGGTACCAGGGTTATAGCTATGCAAAATACTATACCCTGGCCTGGGGGGCTTTATGTGCTATTGCGGTGTTTGTGTGTGCTGCGGTACTGGGCATTATTGATGCAAGTATTAATCAGTTGTTTGCGTGGTTCAGGCTGAGTGCGGTTATAGAAATGATGCTGTTAGCACTTGCTCTGGCTGCGCGCATTCAGTACCTGCAGCAAACTCAGCGCGAGGTGCTGTATGAAAGCCAGGCAAAAACAGATTTAATTGCCAGAGTGTCGCAGGAAATTCGAACCCCCATGAATGGCATTTTGGGGTTGTCTGAATTGTTAAGAGAACACCTGACAAACGATACCGCCCGCAAATACAACAGTTTGATCTACCAATCGGGCTCTGCTCTATTGGGGATCATTAACGACCTGTTAGACCTTGCCAAAATTCAATCGCAAAAAATTGTACTTGAAGAGGTAAATTTTAATTTACACCAGTTGTGTGAAGAGTGCGTAAAGGCATTTCAACCCAAGGCGCAAGAGAAGGGGCTTACCCTTGAGTGCCAGGTTGCTGAGGATGTCCCGCTTTTTGTGCGTGGCGATCAGGCCAGGCTAAAGCAGGTGCTGATGAACTTTATTGCCAATGGCTGCAAATATACCGAGCGCGGTGAGATTGTATTGAAGCTCACCCGGGCTGCAGACGAGCAGCATCCTCACCGGTTAAAGTTTATGGTTCGTGATACTGGCCCGGGTATTGATGCAGAGCGGGCTGCGGTTATTTTTGACGGCGAAGCGGGCCTCGTGGGCAACCCCTCGGGCGGTGGCAGGGGGTTGGGGCTTTATATCAGCAAGCAGCTGGTAAACCTGATGGGCGGTAAGGTGGGGGTTACAAGCCTACCGGGTGATGGCGCGAGCTTTTGGTTACTTTTGTCACTGGAGCCTGTGGATGCCTCTGATCTTGTGGTATCAGAGGTTGACGGCCAGGTGCGTTTTCAAAAGCATCTACACATTTTGGTTGCCGAAGACAATCGCGTGAATCAAGTGGTTATTCAAAAAATGCTGGAACGCTTGGGGCACCAAGTGTTGCTTGCGGAAAACGGCGCTCAGGCGGTTGCGCTGTTTAAATCCCGCAAAGGGCAATTTGATTTGATTTTGATGGATTGCGATATGCCGGTGATGGACGGTTTTGAGGCAACCCGCGAGATTCGGGCGCTGAGCATAGAGCAAGGTTGGACCCAAATTCCTATTTGGGCGCTAACAGCCCATGTGCAGCCCCACAGTAAAGAGCAGTGCGTGGCAGCGGGAATGAACGATCACCTGAGTAAGCCCATCCAGTCATCAAGCCTTGCGCAGGCATTAAAAGGGGTGGAGCAACTGGTGCAAAAGTTCTAA